One window of the Chiroxiphia lanceolata isolate bChiLan1 chromosome 30, bChiLan1.pri, whole genome shotgun sequence genome contains the following:
- the SLC39A5 gene encoding zinc transporter ZIP5 isoform X2: MGPPGLLLGLLLALGVGGTPEPPGPLPEEQEHGYYLQQLFGQYGANGTLPFEGLARLLGSLGLGRVQVVQIQHEELGHGHVSHLDLLEVQEEKHRHRHPVWEHGGDAAPGAPATDRPHSPPPSQTQSWAKPVPTEPPGAGGPPRRYQPTLSLLGRVLGLEHSSADHPHDDCLNVTQLLVNFGLDSVSQLTPEQFTLLCPALLYQIDSRVCIQHSDEVTLPPPGGGLWPALGWALLAVASVSLPSALAVLLVPLLSRSFFRSLLAFLVALAVGTLCGDALLHLWPHAQGGHQDTLSEPGPAVLQGLAVLGGIYLLFLLELLLAMLRRRREATGHPHGETPGVAAGVLAPSRGGAELRHLRAPDTDPELELRPHGPPRESPHGPPHGHSHGPALPLSPRATDIVWMVVLGDGIHNLTDGLAIGAAFSQSLSSGLSTALAVLCHELPHELGDLAVLLRAGTAPRSVLLLNLLSALLSCLGVVAGVAVGHSGTPLTPWVLTTTAGIFLYVALADMHGKRDEAPGPWRPGHGGVGCT, translated from the exons ATGGGCCCCCCCGGGCTCCTCCTGGGGCTCCTCCTGGCTCTGGGGGTCGGGGGGACGCCGGAGCCGCCGGGGCCGCTGCCCGAGGAGCAGGAGCACGGGTATtacctgcagcagctcttcGGGCAGTACGGGGCCAACGGGACCCTGCCCTTCGAGGGGCTGGCGCGGCTGCTGGGCAGCCTCGGGCTGGGCCGTGTCCAGGTGGTCCAGATCCAGCACGAGGAGCTGGGCCACGGCCACGTCAGTCACCTGGACCTGCTCGAGGTGCAGGAGGAGaagcaccggcaccggcacccGGTCTGGGAGCACGGCGGGGACGCGGCTCCCGGCGCCCCAGCGACCGACCGACCCCACAG ccccccgcCCTCCCAGACACAAAGCTGGGCGAAGCCGGTGCCCACCGAGCCCCCCGGTGCTGGGGGCCCCCCCCGGCGGTACCAGCCCAccctcagcctgctggggaGGGTCCTGGGCTTGGAGCACTCCAGCGCCGACCACCCGCACGATGAC TGCCTCAACGTGACCCAACTGCTGGTGAACTTCGGGCTGGACTCGGTGTCGCAGCTGACGCCGGAGCAGTTCACCCTCCTGTGCCCGGCCCTGCTCTACCAGATCGACAGCCGCGTCTGCATCCAGCACAGCGATGAGGTGACGCTGCCTCCCCCGGGGGGGGGCCTGTGGCCAG CGCTGGGCTGGGCTCTCCTGGCCGTGGCCTCCGTCAGCCTCCCGTCCGCCCTGGCCGTCCTCCTGGTCCCGCTGCTGAGCCGCAGCTTCTTCCGCTCCCTCCTGGCCTTCCTGGTGGCCCTGGCCGTGGGGACACTCTGTGGGGACGCCCTGCTCCACCTCTGGCCCCAC GCCCAGGGAGGGCACCAGGACACGTTGTCGGAGCCGGGGCCGGCGGTGCTGCAGGGGCTGGCGGTGCTGGGAGGCATCTacctgctcttcctgctggagctgctcctggcgATGCTGCGGCGCAGGCGGGAGGCCACG GGACACCCCCATGGAGAGACCCCCGGTGTGGCCGCGGGGGTCCTGGCACCGTCACGAGGAG GGGCCGAGCTGAGACACCTCAGGGCACCAGACACggacccagagctggagctgaggccccaCGGACCCCCCCGTGAATCCCCCCACGGGCCCCCCCACGGACACTCCCACGGCCCCGCgctgcccctcagccccagggccaCCGACATCGTGTGGATGGTGGTCCTGGGGGACGGGATCCACAACCTGACGGACGGGCTGGCCATCG GTGCCGCCTTCTCCCAGAGCCTCTCCAGCGGGCTCAGCACGGCGCTGGCCGTGCTCTGCCACGAACTGCCCCACGAGCTGG GTGACCTGGCGGTGCTGCTGCGGGCGGGCACCGCCCCCCGCTCCGTCCTGCTCCTCAACCTGCTCTcggccctgctctcctgcctgggCGTGGTCGCGGGGGTGGCCGTGGGGCACAGCGGGACCCCCCTCACCCCCTGGGTCCTCACCACCACCGCCGGCATCTTCCTCTATGTGGCCCTGGCCGACATG
- the SLC39A5 gene encoding zinc transporter ZIP5 isoform X1 has protein sequence MGPPGLLLGLLLALGVGGTPEPPGPLPEEQEHGYYLQQLFGQYGANGTLPFEGLARLLGSLGLGRVQVVQIQHEELGHGHVSHLDLLEVQEEKHRHRHPVWEHGGDAAPGAPATDRPHSPPPSQTQSWAKPVPTEPPGAGGPPRRYQPTLSLLGRVLGLEHSSADHPHDDCLNVTQLLVNFGLDSVSQLTPEQFTLLCPALLYQIDSRVCIQHSDEVTLPPPGGGLWPALGWALLAVASVSLPSALAVLLVPLLSRSFFRSLLAFLVALAVGTLCGDALLHLWPHAQGGHQDTLSEPGPAVLQGLAVLGGIYLLFLLELLLAMLRRRREATGHPHGETPGVAAGVLAPSRGGAELRHLRAPDTDPELELRPHGPPRESPHGPPHGHSHGPALPLSPRATDIVWMVVLGDGIHNLTDGLAIGAAFSQSLSSGLSTALAVLCHELPHELGDLAVLLRAGTAPRSVLLLNLLSALLSCLGVVAGVAVGHSGTPLTPWVLTTTAGIFLYVALADMLPEALRGAAEGPGEGTWSRFLLQNAGFLLGSGIMLGIALAEGHVRAWLQL, from the exons ATGGGCCCCCCCGGGCTCCTCCTGGGGCTCCTCCTGGCTCTGGGGGTCGGGGGGACGCCGGAGCCGCCGGGGCCGCTGCCCGAGGAGCAGGAGCACGGGTATtacctgcagcagctcttcGGGCAGTACGGGGCCAACGGGACCCTGCCCTTCGAGGGGCTGGCGCGGCTGCTGGGCAGCCTCGGGCTGGGCCGTGTCCAGGTGGTCCAGATCCAGCACGAGGAGCTGGGCCACGGCCACGTCAGTCACCTGGACCTGCTCGAGGTGCAGGAGGAGaagcaccggcaccggcacccGGTCTGGGAGCACGGCGGGGACGCGGCTCCCGGCGCCCCAGCGACCGACCGACCCCACAG ccccccgcCCTCCCAGACACAAAGCTGGGCGAAGCCGGTGCCCACCGAGCCCCCCGGTGCTGGGGGCCCCCCCCGGCGGTACCAGCCCAccctcagcctgctggggaGGGTCCTGGGCTTGGAGCACTCCAGCGCCGACCACCCGCACGATGAC TGCCTCAACGTGACCCAACTGCTGGTGAACTTCGGGCTGGACTCGGTGTCGCAGCTGACGCCGGAGCAGTTCACCCTCCTGTGCCCGGCCCTGCTCTACCAGATCGACAGCCGCGTCTGCATCCAGCACAGCGATGAGGTGACGCTGCCTCCCCCGGGGGGGGGCCTGTGGCCAG CGCTGGGCTGGGCTCTCCTGGCCGTGGCCTCCGTCAGCCTCCCGTCCGCCCTGGCCGTCCTCCTGGTCCCGCTGCTGAGCCGCAGCTTCTTCCGCTCCCTCCTGGCCTTCCTGGTGGCCCTGGCCGTGGGGACACTCTGTGGGGACGCCCTGCTCCACCTCTGGCCCCAC GCCCAGGGAGGGCACCAGGACACGTTGTCGGAGCCGGGGCCGGCGGTGCTGCAGGGGCTGGCGGTGCTGGGAGGCATCTacctgctcttcctgctggagctgctcctggcgATGCTGCGGCGCAGGCGGGAGGCCACG GGACACCCCCATGGAGAGACCCCCGGTGTGGCCGCGGGGGTCCTGGCACCGTCACGAGGAG GGGCCGAGCTGAGACACCTCAGGGCACCAGACACggacccagagctggagctgaggccccaCGGACCCCCCCGTGAATCCCCCCACGGGCCCCCCCACGGACACTCCCACGGCCCCGCgctgcccctcagccccagggccaCCGACATCGTGTGGATGGTGGTCCTGGGGGACGGGATCCACAACCTGACGGACGGGCTGGCCATCG GTGCCGCCTTCTCCCAGAGCCTCTCCAGCGGGCTCAGCACGGCGCTGGCCGTGCTCTGCCACGAACTGCCCCACGAGCTGG GTGACCTGGCGGTGCTGCTGCGGGCGGGCACCGCCCCCCGCTCCGTCCTGCTCCTCAACCTGCTCTcggccctgctctcctgcctgggCGTGGTCGCGGGGGTGGCCGTGGGGCACAGCGGGACCCCCCTCACCCCCTGGGTCCTCACCACCACCGCCGGCATCTTCCTCTATGTGGCCCTGGCCGACATG ctccccgAGGCTCTGCGAGGAGCCGCCGAGGGCCCCGGCGAGGGCACCTGGAGCCGCTTCCTCCTGCAGAACGCGGGGTTCCTGCTGGGCAGTGGCATCATGTTGGGCATCGCCCTGGCCGAGGGGCACGTCCGcgcctggctgcagctctga
- the NABP2 gene encoding SOSS complex subunit B1, translating to MSTETLVKDVKPGLKNLNLIFIVLETGRVTKTKDGHEVRTCKVADKTGSINISVWDDVGNLIQPGDIIRLTKGYASVFKGCLTLYTGRGGDLQKIGEFCMVYSEVPNFSEPNPEYVAQQSQSKGAQNENASASASQTTPGPPAAPPAPDSQNGNGLSPGGPAHPPSAPAHPPSGRITRSQPGHPGPASGPVSNGKETRRSSKR from the exons ATGAGCACCGAGACGCTGGTGAAGGACGTGAAACCGGGGCTGAAGAACCTCAACCTCATCTTCATCGTGCTGGAGACGG GCCGGGTGACGAAGACCAAGGACGGGCACGAGGTGCGAACGTGCAAAGTGGCCGACAAGACCGGCAGCATCAACATCTCGGTGTGGGACGATGTGGGGAACCTCATCCAGCCTGGGGACATCATCCGCCTCACCAAGGG ctaCGCCTCCGTCTTCAAGGGCTGCCTGACCCTCTACACGGGGCGCGGGGGGGACCTGCAGAAGATCGGCGA gtTCTGCATGGTGTACTCCGAGGTGCCCAACTTCAGCGAGCCCAACCCCGAGTACGTGGCGCAGCAGTCGCAGAGCAAAGGG GCCCAGAACGAGAACGCGAGTGCTTCTGCCTCACAGACCACCCCGGgcccccccgcagcccccccag CCCCCGACAGCCAGAACGGGAACGGGCTGAGCCCGGGGGGCCCCGCGCACCCCCCCAGCGCCCCCGCGCACCCCCCGAGCGGCCGCATCACCCGCAGCCAGCCCGGGCACCCCGGCCCCGCCTCCGGCCCCGTCAGCAACGGCAAAGAGACGCGGAGGAGCAGCAAGAGATAA